Proteins from one Macrobrachium rosenbergii isolate ZJJX-2024 chromosome 14, ASM4041242v1, whole genome shotgun sequence genomic window:
- the LOC136845579 gene encoding beta-1,3-galactosyltransferase 1-like → MILIGQCFQMFPKRRRLNIILMVLISFFAFYLLYKSVTNFNARDLISQLGLFKYDAIENEDDDVVYDYIDDTNELEIQKRYEFPYKFILDEPNICRGDLQVVNIIPVRASDRPAREGVRRTWGLKEVVESTKLKPLFLIGASKSPEEQQSLEKESQAFHDIIQIDIVDSYLNLTLKTLTALYWKQGQCQHVPWLLKSDTDVFLHPWAVTKTLMWAKKDFVCKVLKQRHVCRSVNKKCRDGRWVMSREIYPHDRYPPYCNGPAYALNQKAVREVLSAASFRKTHFAMEDIYFTGILPQGLNLQYYDVGSRMCLYHLESPPYDKLAGDNALFVVDSFGKSGGKYTHDDLWQFLNVSRFTRV, encoded by the coding sequence ATGATTTTGATTGGACAATGTTTCCAGATGTTTCCGAAAAGACGAAGATTAAACATAATCCTCATGGTACTCATAAGTTTTTTTGCCTTCTACCTTTTATATAAATCTGTTACTAACTTCAATGCACGCGACTTAATCAGTCAGCTGGGGCTCTTTAAATATGATGCGATCGAAAATGAAGATGACGATGTTGTGTATGACTATATAGATGATACGAATGAACTGGAAATTCAGAAGAGATATGAATTTCCCTACAAGTTCATTTTAGACGAACCTAACATCTGCCGAGGTGATCTACAGGTGGTTAACATCATCCCGGTTCGAGCATCCGATCGACCGGCGCGGGAAGGTGTCCGTCGAACGTGGGGTTTGAAAGAAGTCGTAGAATCGACTAAGCTCAAACCTCTGTTTCTTATCGGTGCTTCCAAGTCGCCAGAGGAGCAGCAGAGCCTCGAGAAGGAGAGCCAGGCCTTCCACGACATCATTCAGATCGACATTGTTGATTCGTACCTTAACCTGACGCTAAAGACGCTGACGGCCCTGTACTGGAAGCAGGGTCAGTGTCAACACGTCCCCTGGCTTCTGAAGAGCGACACGGACGTTTTCCTGCACCCGTGGGCCGTTACTAAGACCTTGATGTGGGCTAAGAAAGATTTCGTCTGTAAGGTGCTGAAGCAAAGACATGTCTGTCGttctgtcaataaaaagtgtCGCGACGGTCGGTGGGTCATGTCCAGGGAGATATACCCGCATGACCGGTATCCTCCTTACTGCAATGGGCCAGCCTACGCCCTCAACCAAAAAGCTGTTCGAGAGGTCTTGAGCGCCGCCTCATTTAGAAAGACACATTTCGCAATGGAGGACATTTATTTCACTGGTATTCTGCCGCAGGGGCTCAATCTTCAGTATTACGACGTGGGTTCTCGGATGTGCCTCTATCATCTTGAATCGCCCCCTTACGACAAACTCGCCGGCGACAATGCTCTCTTCGTTGTCGATTCATTTGGGAAAAGTGGCGGCAAATACACGCATGATGACCTGTGGCAGTTCTTGAATGTATCTCGGTTCACCAGAGTCTGA